The nucleotide sequence tttatctCTTAATGCAAAGTGTCACTATTTTGCACCAGACTAGTTTATAGATATTTTTGAAGCCTAACATACTGAGATTGACATctacaaaactttattttattttactggagCTTAAATAAAGATGTATAGTACTGAATTCTAATAAAATGAAGACTATAGTGTTactgtgcatgtgatttttcaattTCATCCACTGAATACTGTTCGACTCCCCAGAAAACACTGTACATTTCacttttagctttattttattctattctatgaATAATTCAATCCCCTAAGGAAAAAACCCAACCAGTCTAAATTAATGAATACTTTTCAAATAGAGTTGTTTCAGCAACTTTATAAAACTGTGTTCACATCACTGTGTTATATTCTCATATGATATATtgctgaaaaacaaaatgtcgcaatgtcatattttttccaatatcatactGCCCTAACTAATAGGTTTAAAAAGAAGGTTGGGAAGAAAAACGTACCCTTCGTGTGGCACTTGCAGGGACATGGGCAGACGGGAGGAACACTGGGCTTGAGTCTGGTTCCACGTGGATAGCGAGGAGGGCATTTCTCCGCTCTGACTCACTGAGCTCCTTGTGGTATTTTGTGCCTGAAGACAAAGCAGTTACATTTGTTGATTATGTAGGGAACATAAACATATAAAGCTGTGGATATAGCGGCTATATTTGAAAGTGCTTTGTATGTATATGGATTTTCCTATTAGAATTTAAAAGGCAGCAGTTAGTATGCGTTTTATAGAAGTAGTTTGAGTTGTTATCATTTTTAATggcaataaatacatttaatgctATTGTGCATGCACAGTATGACACGGATTTTGTACAGGATTTAGCACAGTATAAGCGTAATGCATGTAATCGATCCACAGTTCACATGTaagcttttaattgtttttgcactacttagtttgtccacaaggtgtcaacatTGAACCAGACTGTTGTTTCGCAGtctgaaagacagaaaaacaaacagaagATGACTAAAATAGTGGGCAAGAACATGggtgaagatatttttaaaaaatgcttatcTCTTCTTTAAATTTGTAGAAAAAAATTATGATCAATCATAATTTTTGTGTTTGTACTCTTTGTATTTGGATGCTATCTCAGCGGTAGAGTTTGTTACATCCCATCTTCCATCAATGAAAACTTTGGGGTTAGAAAGATTTGTAGAAATTCTGAGAGAAGTAACCTATATCTAATGTTACTATatctaatgttatttttaaatatgatcaATTTCTGTAATGgtgaagctgaattttcagcatcattactcaaaTCTTCAGTGTTACACAATGGTTAGAGTTAAAACAAGGCTTAGGTTTAGTTGCATGCAATTATGTCAAGCTATGTTTATTACAACCTTAAGTATATGTAATGGGTAACAATTCTATTATAAcgattttaagctttttttaaacaatgttgaaAATGGTTGTgctgctaaatattttttatagaaaaCCATGTATATTTTCAGGATTCTTTAATGAGGTTTAAAACAACAGCATTTTATTATTCATACATGCCAGCTGCAGCttgtgtgtttaatattttaaaatagtctAATATTATGCTCTGTGAATATTCTGCTAATATACACATACTTATTTTCTATACACATATACTTAAttctataaaaatatagaaaCCTAATGCATTATTGCTGGATAAAACTATTCAATGTGACGTTACACAAAGCAGCTTCTGGGTCAAAGCGCCATATCAAACTGACAGACAGCTAATGGTGAGGCTGATGTCCACACAAATGTACCCATTTCATACACTTCgttcagaaaaaaattaaacatcctTCCTGGGCATATACGAGcacattttcacaatttttcaTGTTAATCAGTGATGTTACTTTACTATGCCTGTTTggtctgtttttttttgcttgtcagAGAAAGTGGCACGCAGTGACGAGGCACATAATATCGGCATTATGATCGGCCAgatcacctgtcaatcaaacttCCTGCAAAGGGTCAATTGCGTAATCGTTACAGACCAATGTTATCTCAAAGGTGTTAATATAAATATCCTTATCTTTCACGCTGCTGTTCTTTACAGCTTGGTGCCATTGTGCAACTTATTAATAAGTAGTTTACTGTGGGCTACATCTAGCCGTTTTTATGTCAGCTTTATACTTTGGGTCTAATGGTTTAGTTTTGTGgaaagtagctgtgtaataaacaggataatgtacatctagccggTTGATTTTGCAGAACATGCCTCAGGATTTATTCTGTGAGAACAACCACCTagacatatattattatttactaaaagcGCACCAAACTTTTTGATGgtagtgtatttttttgttttattttcaaaatacatcCGAATAATCAAAGTATCTTCTTaatttaatttccagcaaaaaatgctgttttgctACTGCTCATAAGCACGCACtcattttgtaatataaaatTTCGGTCCGACCACTAATGCACACAAAACCCTACTCTTGGAAACTCCAGGATCATGTGGCTCATGTGCAAATTTAAAGCATATCCGTCCTTCAGACATTAGAAGCATGTGACTCACACAGGCAATCTTCAGTAAGTGCCAGAACTCTCTCTGTCTCTTGATCTGCATCTGCATGACTGTGGTGTCTGCCTCCTTTATGCACTCCAGCGTTCTCTCGATTTTAGGGAAAAGGTCGATGATCTTCTGCTTACTCAGAAGGATTTTACTGCAAAGGCCAAATTTGAACAGTAAAATACCCGAAACGTCAAATCCTGTTTGAACATAATTGAGTGGCATTAAAAGCTTCTGACCTGAGGTGTGCATATAGATCTCTTAGCACCCGGTCTTGATTCTGGACAGTCTGTACAATGACCTTCACCATCTCAGAGCTGTCGCTGTAGCCATGCTGAGGGTCCGGCACTAGAGGAAATGAAGAACATACATTATACACTGACCCTCTTGACTTACTAATGCAACCAATAATGATGCATCACTTTCTTTCGAGTATTTGACTACTTGGAACAGGACACTGAGTGAATGTAATTTACCTATAAGTGAATATGCAAATAGAATTGTACTCACTTTTGCATTTTGCCTTCAGCTGTTTGTAGAGTTCAATGGCTTTCTCTTGCCTGTGATGAAAACAAGATTTTATCTCAAAATGAATGCTGATAAAGTTTACAAAGCTTATTTCTGAACAAATGCACTCACAACTGCTCCATGACATCTCCTTGACGACGAGCATAAGGACTTCTCTGTAGCTCAACGATTTCCGAATGCAACGCCATTATTTCTTCATCCAGATGACCAATCTCTGCcaccttcagaagaaaaaaattgtttagtTGTCGATGAAACAAATATCAAGccacatacaaatacatttacacaacacATACTCTGTTCAATAATTTgggggtaaaaaaaatattttttagttcAAAAATGAGTACTTTTTAATCAGAAGACAAAtaagtttgaaaaaaaatgtatacagcggggaaaataagcatTTAATGTTTTGGGAATAATCTTTCTAAAGGAACTGTTaatatggaattgaaccagatttggtaaaaacccaaacaatacataaatagaattaaaacaaaactaaaaaaaatctgaaaatgagttgtgtaataacaatgaaatgacacaagaaaaactaaactgaactactgaaatgtatttattaccttatataaaagccttttttttggtgatggcagcttaaaaacacctctcatgtggagaatgaagtcacatgaattttTTCTCAGATTTGAGTTTACACTTCAACAAGGTAAaactcttgatggttctgtgggtctcgtctatcaaatttgatcattattttgtattttatattggatttacGTCAGGTGATTGGATGGGCCATTCTacggcttgattttctttctctgaaagcatttaagagtctccttggctgtgttttgaatcattctcttgctgaaatgtccaccctggttttatcttcatcatcctgataatgtagatgctggactgaagcagctaatattaatttacaatgacgaaggacaGACTAagttctgagagatttcagctgctgtctgggctctcactgcctttctacacctccctttcctcatgttcaatactttttccctgcatcatttaattttaatacacataacttaatgtgtaaactaattagatttgttttctttgcttatatgaaattctttggttgttatcaacatccactgtaaatttcaagtcaacggcacctttagaaatttgctttctgagaaaaatggtgacgtgttcaatacttatattCCCGCTGTAaatgtaacaaaacaaataaataaaacacattaaatctGAACCTAGCTTTAGCTATGTTTCAACCCCACAGTTGCAAATCTAACATTGCAAATGTTTCCATCACATGTGTTCAGGAGAGAATGAAACAGTCACTTCTTAGGAAACTGGGCAAGTTATCAACAGCACAAATAAAAGCTGCCCCGTGGTTCTCTCACTAGGTTCCATTCGGAAGCTCTCTACCCTATTCCCTAATCACTTCAGAGGGTTCCTCTGAAGGATTAGGGTAAAGGGATGAGCCCATCTGAATTGAGTGAAGTGTGTGACACCAAACAATTTCCCCGCTCAAAGGGCGTGATGCATCCATAAAATTTTCAAAGTTCTTCATTCCAAAGGGCCCTTCAAAGTGGCAAGTTTTGATCAATTCAGTTAGCAACGACACTTCTGTATGGCGGCCATGATTTTTTTCCTTCCAAAAGTGCCTTTTAGAGGGCAATTTATCCCATTTGGAATGCACCATTTGTTTTCTTACATAttgcagagcacacacacacacacacacacacacacacacacacacacacacacacacaatagtaaATATTCTGAACATTGCATTCAAAAGTATTGGATAACActctttcaaaactatttcagGCCATGTTTACACTAATACTGCACCTGTGCAAAAGCAGCAGCCCTCTCTTCATTTTCTTGCCAAGCCCTTAGCATCTTTTCTGAAGCTACAAAAAATGGATAATTACTAATCAATAATGCAGTAACACATTATTAGCTATATCAAAAAAGCAGCATATTAAAAACATACATATGCCGTACTGCATCTGATCACTGTATTTCTCCAAGTCGTACTGTATGCTGGTCTTAAAAAAGTCCAGCTTTGCTTTGAGTTGTTGTGAAAAGGAGAACATCATGTTCTTGTATCTCGTCAAATTTGTATTGAAGCGAAGAAGACTCagcctaaaaacaaacaaatgattaaattatgAAGAGAACAAAACACAAGACAGAGACATTAATGAGCATAGTAAATGTAATGTATGTACATGGCTGCACGCTGGCCCTGGAAGAGGCGGCTGTAGTCTTCTCTGAGGCCACAAATGTAGCTAACCGCCTCACCCCAAACCTTCTTCAGGGTACTCAGTGGGAGCTGAGTTTTGGTTTCCCGAACTGAAACACAAAACGAGTAGAGGAATAATAATGCTCTAATGAAAGTTTACAAATACTCAGAAAAAACGTTCATGCAATAATATCTAAACAAACGATCCAAAGAAAAGCCAAATCATTTCTTACCAATAAAGTTGACACTCTCAGGAAGTGTTCTAGCAGTTAAAGGTCCCATGTACTTGGTCAAACTCTTGTCAAACAGATATACAATGTAGCTGTCCCATCCTctctaatcatttaaaatgaacaagcaaaataaaaacgTTGTTGATTAACAAAACAGTTGATTTTGGAGATCAAAAACACATTTAAGAAGCCAAAATAATACTTACTACTCCGTCTAACACACACTGTGCAGCAGGTTTTCTGGGATCTAACATGACTCCTGTTTCCTGCAGAAGCTCTTGATTCAAAAGTTCAATTTTGGTTTCGTTCTCAATCCTCTGTTGCAGAGAGTGAAACCCTTCATCTGGGCTTAGCAAAAACGAATGAACCTGGGTCGTAGTCATGTTCAAGATGTGCACAACCTACAAAACAAATCATGCATCGACTCATTTTTGCTTGTTATCTTAGTTGTGTTCTGTCCAACAAAGTATATTAGCTATTTGAAATTGACGCAGTGGTTGCTTGTAAGCAATTTGGATGAGTCTATTTAGatttataatgaataaaatgttcctttaagcattattttcaaataattattGTCACAGTCCAGGGATGCCAGGGATACTATGAGGATTAGGGCAAAGCAAtagtaaaaaatacaatttgagatcttaaataaATCTTGAGATTATAATGTAAGATTAAACTCATAAAATCATAATACAAGAAAACATAAAATGTTGAGGGAAAATCTTTAACTTAGGTTTAGAGATTAAAGTAATTGTGTTTTTGGAGAATAAACCTTACAttgagagaaaaacaaaaacactgcaaTGCTGTCCATGGCGGTGGTGCTGAACTGAATGGAAAACTGTATAATTAATCCCACTACTGTGATTTTAGTATCCACTCATGCAAAAAAGCTAATTTTGTACATCATTTTCAGACACCAGAGAGCTCCTATCAATATGTAGGGTATTGAATTTGCATTTAAATGAGCAGATgcgttttacttttactttcatttttgtcATAACAGGTTCTCGGTATAAATTGAGAATGTTTTGGATGAGATAGTTGACAATGTGGTCATCATTTGTTGAGCATTAAAGACTCAACCGTGGTCTCCCTCCTTACTCTTGACCTTAGGTGACTTTGAAACTCTGGGTGTGGTGGGTTAAGAGTTTTAAACATAGGTGGTGAGCGACCAGATAAAGAACTTGATTGTGATTCACATGGCACGGGACACAGCAAGCACAGGATCAAGCCAAACGTGAAAGCAACAGGTCCCATGATCCTAAATGATGCTAAAAATATGCGTATCAACGAAATATGCATATTAATGACTTTTTCTTAACTTTTTATGACTGAATTAACATATTTACCATTTAGACATTAAGAGTTTTTTTGTGATACTCTTTGACTTTATTCACATATAATGAGCTTAATTTTAACATTCCATTctattatttttcttaaatatttatgaGTTTAATATAGTATATAATTAATTTACCCTCAATATGTCCGTATGATACAGACATGGATACTTAAGACTAGCAGTATTTGCTTCTCCATTACTGTTTAGTCGCTGTATAAATAGATTGCATTGACTATTAAAATTACATAAACTATACaaactaagtaaaaaaaaaaaaagccagataCATCTTAAAGATATCATTAAGAAATTATGTAATAATGCTGATGCCAAACCTTCATGTTCAGTATTTGATCTAGAAGAACAAAGCACTGGGGCTGTTTTGTGTCTGTGTTCAGTCCTAATCCTCTCTGTACAGGGTCCCACTTAAGCATCAGCTGTAAAAGCCCTTCCAGGGGCTCCAGTAGTGTCCTGCAGAACCAAAAACAATTTAATATCTCAGAAATAATGGGTTTACacctaataatatatattttaatagcatgaAGTCTACCTGCTAAGATTGTTTGGGTACGGAAGGTGGGTGGAAAAGCGGACCTCGCCATTCATATCTTCCACAGCCATTATGTCCTTAGGACCTTTGTTTCGCACTTTgcttgtcctaaaaaaaaatttaattaaaaaaaaaaataataataaaataaaataaataaataaataaataaatatatatatatacacatatatatatatacatatatatatatatatatatatatatacatatacatatatatataaacatatacatatatatatatatatatacacatatacatatatatatacacatatacatatatatatatatatatatatatacatatatatatatatatatatatatatacacatatatatatacacacatatatatacatatatatacacatatatatatatatacacatatatatacatatatatacacatatatatatatatatatacacatatatatacacatatatatatatacatatatatacacatatatatatatatatatacacacacatatatatatacacacatatatatatatatacacatatacatatatatatatatacatatatatatatatatatatatatatacatatatatatacatatatatatatatacatatatatatacatatatatatacatatacatatacatatatatacacatatatatatatatacacatatatatacatatatatatatatacacatatatatatacatatatatacacatatatatatatacatacatatatatatacatatatatacacatatatatatacatatatatacatatatatatacatatatatacatatatatatatatatatatatatatatatatatatatatatatatatatacatatatatacatatatatacatatatatatatatatatatatatatatatatatatatatatatatatatatatacatatatacacatatacatatatatatatatatatatatatatatatatatatatatatatacatatatacatgtatatatacatatatatatacatatatatatacacacatatatatacacacatatatatacacatacatatacacacatatatatacacatacatatacacacatacatatacacatacatatacacacatacatacatatatatatatatatatatatatatatatatatatatatatatatatatatatatatgtgtgtgtgtgtgtgtgtgactatatGGCAGGATTTTTCTTGAAGGTACAGTATGTGAATGGTGGCATTATCAACATGCAGGTTATGAGGACACATACCACTGCACAGGCTGGAGATTGTGAAGAAATGGGCGAAATCCACAGCAGCATTCAAAGATCATGGTGCCAAAGCTCCAAAAGTCCACAGTGACTGTGTAGGACTTGCCTTCAAAAAGCTCTGGAGCCTGAAATAAATGGCATGGCCAATTTATCAGAAAAGTTTTTAAAGaattataaataagtaaacatgaataaaactgaACTTTGGATACAGTTCTTGCTTATTTTTTCACatattaaagttgtttttttctttttaaacaagaTTTTGGCAGTCTATTTTTATCAATTGATAATTAAGTGAAACTGAAGTGAAGATATGGATCACTGCAAGagaaaaactcattttgagaTAACAGCCTTAAAATAtggtattaaaataataatgttttttttctaaaattataaattgctacaaaatctcattaaaaaaataaaaaacctgacagatgcaaataatttttttccctCTATCTTAATAAGAAATCTCAAGCATATGATAATGTATGTGAAATTATTGCCATAACCGTTATATTACTAAATAATGCTGATTAAAACATACCAAATATTGTAAAGTCCCCACAAATGAAGTGCATAAGCTCCCCTGGTCCAAGTCTTTGGCATAACCAAGGTCGATTATCTTGTGAACAAGCTGCATAGACAACAAAACAAGACCCATGTTTGAAAAGCATGTCAACAGAACAAAATTCTAACTACTGACAAGCAAATACCTTTCCATTAATTTCTTGCAGCACAATATTCTCTGGCTTGAGATCCCTGTGAATGATCTTATTCTCATGAAGGTACTGGATTCCAGAGCCTGTTCAAAAGGAAATACTCTGTTTTACACACAACCCTCAGCTATTGATggtaaaaatactaaaaacagaAGCAACAGGCTTTGACACATTACCAACATCATTGAGTAGAGACAACACCTCACTCTCTTTCAACCCACAGCAATTTTCAGGTTTGCTCAACAactacaaaaaaagaataaaaaaaaaatagaaatgagtGAATTTAATATAAGAGCACATCTGACAGATACTACAGAGAAGCCTCTTGTCGCACACACCTTACGAAGATCTCCTTTGGAACAGTACTCCATGGCTAAAAGTGGTAAGTCATTCAAGGCAATGTGCATCATCTCCTCAGGCACATCCTTTGCTGTCACCACATTAAGGTGTTTTAGCCTTAAAAGTAGCATAAAAAAGATCAGATTAATAATATTACACTTAAGGTATACAAACACACTATATTAAGAcatttaatgtactgtaaatatatacagtcaagACCGAATTTATTCATACCCCAGGACTATTAATAATTTAGGGCTTGACTGTAAATGGGTCTCAAAAGAGAATTTTCAACCAGTAAAACAATTACtggttaattaatattataaacaaCTCTGACTGGTGCCAATGTGtactttttattacattttttgttttaaaaacaagaatgttcatcatgacttttttttgtcctagcattttcagatgaatcatttaataacatattaaGACTATATATTAGGATCATGCTGCAGCCTCAAACCTATGATTAAATGtaatttgaaatgtttaaacTATGCTCTATTCTTCAAATCATGTTTTCACCATGTGTTTAATCAGGTAAAAAATGTAGTGATGTAGTGCAATCACTTAATCttcatacatatttaaataagtacaGGATAGAACGGGTGTATTGTTTCATTCTTACATAAACATATCTGTTATGCTAAACTATAGCATTATTTTagccatattttaatatttaacttcACAAAAGTGTATGTAAAAGAATTGGTTCAACCatatatattaatgtttataaaacattttatatcttgaccaaattctattaaaaaaatggCTTTATTgttgttgatatatatataacttCTCAAAACAAATCAAGCATTTGATTATCATAGATGTACACACTTTTTCATAATTTGGATCTCTCGACtccatctgtctttgttttttgaATTAAGTTCAAGGCGACAAAGCTTCACAGCTATTTTTTCAGAGGTTTCCTGCAAGGGaaaaaaattactgtattaaCAAGAGTGAAAACTGCAACATTAAGCATTTTCATAGTTTttacaagtaaaacaaataaacaacaacaaaaaatctgtagtataaatagtaaaaataaaaaaaaatacactgtacaaaatgcagggttccacacaattcattcatgttgttcaaacacaaattagttaacttaacactttaaacaaatgtatgtggattgaacataaaaaaattaagtttccccaatgaaatctcaagaattgtgtggtttcaactcattttaaataagtagtttgaacaaacaaagaaatatattttttgagtgtagtaccTGATTCTGATACAGATAGACATGGCCAAATCCTCCTGTTCCCAGCCTCTCCTTCATAAGCCATGAGCCACAGACCTGATTCTGTCTGAAAGGAGGTTTCTCCATCTGTACACATCAAACATTTCATCATAAGTTTATAATACAAAATCACTGGATTCCACTTTGTGACAGCTGCTGCCGTTTGATCGATGTGCATTAGGCCCTATTGCGAATCTATTACGGGTTTCTTCGGTGTAAACAATACTGAAGAGGATTCATAAGTGAGAAATATTAATTTGCGTCCATAATATTTACTTAGACATCAGGACACTGCTAGCAAGCGAGCTAATCCAAAGTGCCAGCCGGTGACTTACCTTGCGCCCGTTTGTGTTTCTAACTTGCTATAACCAGCCGCATATGATGTGGAGAATTCGGTGACCTGTCAAACGAGCGGTTTAATCCATAGAAAACGACAGAGCTGTCCATTTCATCCTTAAACGAGCTATCGGGTCGGATGTTAGATTTGCTAACTGGCTAGCTAGCTACACGTAAACAACTCGACGTGAGCAGTTAGCTTGTAGTCTCACACGCCCCCAAATGTCAGCTTTCCATAACACTGGGCACGAAAAAAGACCAGATCGCAGTTGAAATTCTAAATAACTCAATATTTCTGGCCTGAATTATGATTAAATACAGTAGCACTGACTGGCTCACTTGTGTGATAACTGTTGTTGACGGCGGCCACGCCAGTCAGCTGCTACTCCAGTCAAAAGCGAAACAATTTCACCCATGCGCAGTACGTTAAAGACGCCAGAGTTTCTTGTGGCTGGTCTTGGATCGGTTGGTCACAATAACAGATGCCGTATGCATAGGGCAAAGTAAAGTTCTTGGAGCTGAACTCAGGACTGTGCGGTTACACAAGGAAGAACTTATCGTGAAAGCAATCTCGGTGACCTGAATTTCTTCAGATCTTCAAATAATAATTTCATGTGAACTGGAAAATGTGTTTCACAATTTTTCTCCTCACACCTCCTTTATTTGGAATAATGGAAACCTctttaaataagtatttattctTAGTGAATTGGTTTAATAAAGACATTAATTATCTTTTAAAACCTTTTGACAGTTTCGGGAATATTCTATCATACGAACAATTCATGTCTATCTACAATGTCCCAAGACTGTATAGAGAATTTAATTTAGTTGTTAAAGCTATCCCTGTTAAAATTATTCAACTTGTTAAAAATCATATTTGCTATAATTGTCTGTCTGTTGTAAACCCAAAATTACATTAAGAAGGTGTTGAGTTAACTGATCAAAAATATGATAACAAACACATTCGTGATATTTTTCAGAAGCAAAATAAAAACGTAGAGGCAAATTTTTCTGGAACTCTACTATAGTTAAAAAGAGCCTGGTTAACTCCCTTCAAACACtctattaacaataaaattaaagaaattcattttaaaatactacaTACAATTTACCCAGTAAAATCTTTATGATCAAAGTACATTGAAATGGAGGGCATCTGTAGTTTCTGCAATGCGAATAAAGAGAGcctttgacatttattttttgaatgcaaTGTTTTAAACAGTTTCTAGAAGGATCTagcaaaatctatttttaaaatgacaaaacttaattattattttacattaaaagatataattagtttttttttttttgttttatgtgcatacAAAGTATTCTCGTTGCTTGGTAATATTTCGATTGAATCACTGAAGGTGGTCTTTTATGAGAatgtttttggtacctttctAGACTTTTGAGTTGGGAAACAAAGTCTTGAATATATTGTTAAGCAAAATTTCACTTAGTCATCTCCCACAATTTCACAAGTCATCTCCCACATTAACAATTTTTTGTATCG is from Danio aesculapii chromosome 13, fDanAes4.1, whole genome shotgun sequence and encodes:
- the chuk gene encoding inhibitor of nuclear factor kappa-B kinase subunit alpha — encoded protein: MEKPPFRQNQVCGSWLMKERLGTGGFGHVYLYQNQETSEKIAVKLCRLELNSKNKDRWSREIQIMKKLKHLNVVTAKDVPEEMMHIALNDLPLLAMEYCSKGDLRKLLSKPENCCGLKESEVLSLLNDVGSGIQYLHENKIIHRDLKPENIVLQEINGKLVHKIIDLGYAKDLDQGSLCTSFVGTLQYLAPELFEGKSYTVTVDFWSFGTMIFECCCGFRPFLHNLQPVQWTSKVRNKGPKDIMAVEDMNGEVRFSTHLPYPNNLSRTLLEPLEGLLQLMLKWDPVQRGLGLNTDTKQPQCFVLLDQILNMKVVHILNMTTTQVHSFLLSPDEGFHSLQQRIENETKIELLNQELLQETGVMLDPRKPAAQCVLDGVRGWDSYIVYLFDKSLTKYMGPLTARTLPESVNFIVRETKTQLPLSTLKKVWGEAVSYICGLREDYSRLFQGQRAAMLSLLRFNTNLTRYKNMMFSFSQQLKAKLDFFKTSIQYDLEKYSDQMQYGISSEKMLRAWQENEERAAAFAQVAEIGHLDEEIMALHSEIVELQRSPYARRQGDVMEQLQEKAIELYKQLKAKCKMPDPQHGYSDSSEMVKVIVQTVQNQDRVLRDLYAHLSKILLSKQKIIDLFPKIERTLECIKEADTTVMQMQIKRQREFWHLLKIACAQNTTRSSVSQSGEMPSSLSTWNQTQAQCSSRLPMSLQVPHEGDSVNHLLEENQRYLTQLTSLLQETTEEKSESIMAQDWSWTKYESLVAKSQRL